One genomic segment of Streptomyces sp. RerS4 includes these proteins:
- a CDS encoding AAA family ATPase, whose protein sequence is MESGGLYDTTLIGRQRERALLERSLERARSVSGGSSVVLRGDAGIGKTALLDWTAARAADDGFTVLRAAGSEAQIGIAFGVLHQVLGPLLERTRVLSEQQRDALERALGLRAGVPTGGFMVGASALTLLAEEARRHPVLILVDDLHWVDSSSAAVFGFLHQRITDLRTVMVCASRPDGTALDGRPAHPVDVEALSGEESLTLLRRWHPELAAATAQRVVNEAAGNPLALAELPGRLANEHLRGIAPLPELLPLGQRLEALFVRRLRALPAAAVRVLLLTALDAAGGAGVAGEESGADPGRAERILGHIEAGGLARLDHAGRLVFRHPLVRSAVIASASRAELRAAHRTLAERLRADDPRRLLHEAAAAEGGRAPRRAAARSGQPYRAARR, encoded by the coding sequence GTGGAGAGCGGCGGCCTGTACGACACGACGCTGATCGGTCGGCAGCGCGAACGTGCGCTGTTGGAACGGTCCTTGGAGCGGGCACGGTCCGTATCCGGCGGCTCGTCGGTGGTGTTGCGGGGCGATGCGGGCATCGGCAAGACCGCTTTGCTGGACTGGACGGCCGCGCGCGCCGCGGACGACGGCTTCACCGTCCTGCGGGCGGCGGGCAGCGAGGCGCAGATCGGCATCGCGTTCGGGGTGCTGCACCAGGTGCTCGGGCCCCTGCTGGAGCGGACGCGCGTCCTGTCCGAGCAGCAACGGGACGCATTGGAACGGGCCTTGGGGCTCCGCGCGGGAGTTCCCACCGGAGGCTTCATGGTCGGCGCGTCGGCGCTGACCCTGCTGGCGGAGGAGGCGCGGCGGCATCCGGTGCTGATCCTGGTGGACGACCTGCACTGGGTGGACTCCTCCAGCGCCGCCGTGTTCGGCTTCCTCCACCAGCGCATCACCGACCTGCGGACGGTCATGGTGTGCGCGAGTCGTCCCGACGGCACCGCGCTGGACGGCCGGCCCGCGCACCCGGTGGACGTCGAGGCGCTGTCGGGCGAGGAGTCCCTCACGCTGCTGCGGCGTTGGCATCCGGAGCTCGCGGCCGCCACCGCCCAGCGGGTGGTGAACGAGGCCGCGGGCAATCCCCTGGCCCTGGCCGAGCTGCCCGGCCGGCTGGCGAACGAGCACCTCAGGGGCATCGCGCCGTTGCCGGAGCTGCTGCCGCTCGGACAGCGGCTGGAGGCGCTGTTCGTACGTCGACTGCGCGCGCTGCCGGCGGCCGCGGTGCGGGTGTTGCTGCTCACCGCGCTGGACGCCGCCGGCGGCGCGGGCGTCGCCGGGGAGGAGTCGGGGGCCGATCCGGGCCGTGCGGAACGGATCCTGGGGCACATCGAGGCCGGCGGGCTCGCCCGGCTGGACCACGCCGGACGGCTGGTCTTCCGGCATCCGCTGGTACGCAGCGCCGTGATCGCCTCCGCCTCGCGGGCGGAGCTGCGCGCGGCCCACCGGACGCTGGCGGAGCGGCTGCGCGCGGACGACCCGCGCCGGCTGCTGCACGAGGCCGCGGCCGCCGAGGGCGGCCGAGCCCCTCGCCGCGCGGCTGCACGAAGCGGGCAGCCGTATCGCGCTGCGCGGCGGTGA
- a CDS encoding helix-turn-helix transcriptional regulator → MWARGGRLAYAARLVEELGRGPVPQDIAPLFAYAVVYVDQSHHVDFASSFSLLPDALAALTASGEQAHGDLVEQMFFKLLLASTYTGDRRGWESLERHREHVSPAARLCHRAWADPPRTAHGTGAELHARIAHMTVRRETGDAWLLLWTASAVDGGEADLWRLAGGEHTYATQGAVAKARCHDAYLRGRWEAAEDCLREADTAEELGYHCNALLFRHYYAYFLAGRGDEQGLRELRERIEPAAARARMRFVTDHLDHLRALAALAHGRHEEAYALLSRMMAPGELSGELSWFHLPFFDVVYAALRCGRRAEALAHVAAARAARMDEISAHHAFLLAAAVALTADDEEADAAYAAAYAVPGSGRWAFDLARLRLAHGARMGRWGRRTEAEEVLHAAYRTFRELRASPWAEQCLDELRAAGRLPLAPAPGPCALTAQELRIARLVATGMTNKEVGAALRLSPRTVGAALYRIFPKLGITSRAAVARALSTPSGRGPLRLGS, encoded by the coding sequence ATGTGGGCCCGGGGCGGGCGGCTCGCGTACGCGGCCCGATTGGTGGAGGAGTTGGGACGGGGACCGGTGCCGCAGGACATCGCCCCGTTGTTCGCCTACGCGGTCGTGTACGTCGACCAGAGCCACCACGTCGACTTCGCCTCGTCGTTCTCCCTGCTGCCCGATGCCCTGGCCGCGCTGACGGCCTCCGGTGAGCAGGCGCACGGGGACCTCGTGGAGCAGATGTTCTTCAAGCTGCTGCTGGCCTCCACGTACACGGGTGATCGCCGGGGGTGGGAGAGCCTGGAGCGGCATCGCGAGCACGTCTCCCCGGCCGCCCGCCTGTGCCACCGCGCCTGGGCCGATCCGCCGCGCACGGCACACGGCACCGGGGCTGAACTCCACGCGAGGATCGCCCACATGACGGTCCGTCGGGAGACGGGTGACGCCTGGCTGCTGCTGTGGACGGCATCGGCGGTGGACGGCGGCGAGGCGGACCTGTGGCGCCTCGCCGGCGGCGAGCACACGTACGCCACCCAGGGGGCCGTCGCGAAGGCGAGGTGCCATGACGCCTACCTGCGGGGCCGGTGGGAGGCGGCGGAGGACTGTCTGCGCGAGGCCGACACCGCCGAGGAGCTCGGCTACCACTGCAACGCCCTGCTCTTTCGGCACTACTACGCGTACTTCCTGGCGGGCCGGGGGGACGAGCAGGGCCTGCGCGAGCTGCGGGAGCGCATCGAGCCGGCGGCGGCGCGGGCCCGGATGCGGTTCGTGACGGACCATCTGGACCACCTGCGGGCGCTGGCCGCGCTGGCGCACGGCCGGCACGAGGAGGCGTACGCGCTGCTCTCCCGCATGATGGCGCCGGGCGAGCTGTCGGGCGAACTGTCCTGGTTCCACCTGCCGTTCTTCGATGTCGTGTACGCCGCCCTGCGGTGCGGCCGGCGCGCGGAGGCGCTCGCCCACGTCGCGGCGGCCCGTGCGGCCCGCATGGACGAGATCTCCGCGCACCACGCCTTCCTGCTGGCCGCGGCGGTCGCCCTGACCGCCGACGACGAGGAGGCGGACGCGGCCTACGCGGCGGCCTACGCGGTACCGGGCTCCGGCCGGTGGGCCTTCGACCTGGCCCGTCTACGGCTGGCCCACGGTGCGCGGATGGGCCGGTGGGGGCGGCGGACCGAGGCGGAAGAGGTGCTGCACGCCGCCTACCGCACCTTCCGCGAGCTGCGGGCCTCGCCGTGGGCGGAGCAGTGCCTGGACGAGCTGCGGGCCGCGGGTCGGCTGCCGCTCGCCCCGGCGCCCGGACCCTGCGCGCTCACGGCCCAGGAGCTGCGCATCGCCCGGCTCGTGGCCACCGGCATGACGAACAAGGAGGTCGGCGCGGCGCTGCGACTGTCGCCCCGCACGGTGGGAGCGGCTCTCTACCGGATCTTCCCGAAACTGGGGATCACATCGCGGGCTGCCGTGGCGCGGGCGCTGTCGACTCCGTCAGGGCGAGGGCCACTGCGGCTCGGGTCGTGA